Part of the Notamacropus eugenii isolate mMacEug1 chromosome 5, mMacEug1.pri_v2, whole genome shotgun sequence genome is shown below.
GCTAAGCAACCATCTCCTAGTCCATAACACAGCAAGAGAAGACTGGAGTTTCTCTTCCCTCCAGGACATTTCTGAGGACCAGAGCTGCTTCAGTACatattgggggggtggggagcagaGACACCAGCAGATCCTATTCTGATTCATCCAAGAGATTATCAACCAGGATAACTCCCCATTCAGGGGCTATGCTCCTTGAGCCAAGGGAAGACGTTGCTccaattgggaagacctgagagtgtgtacacacacacacacacacatacacacacacacacacacacacagatacacacacacgcagCTGGAGCATCAGGGAATTCAAAGGTGGCCTTAACCCAGTTCTTGCTGCCGGGGCTCATGTTTGGGGTGACTACGGGGCCACATAGGCCGGCCAGGCGCACAGTCTTGTGCCTCATAGCAGGGGTTCAGGCGTCCCATGTCCAGCGGACAGAAAAGACTACGTTCTGCTCCTGAGTGATGCTCCACCAAGGCCTCCAGGCTGGGGAACTCTGTTGGCAGATGCTGAGGGAGGGCACAGGAAAAAGACAGTCATCCTCAGTCCCTCGGGCTCTagcctcctcctcccacccccatcctccactcagccccTCCAAGTCTGAGTCTGGGACACATGATAATTAGATGCATTGATTTTGAGGGGGAAGAGACCTCATGGAGCATCTAGtcccaccctttcattttatagaaaaaagaaacGGTCCCCAGAGAAGCCAAGTACATGCCTCGGGTTACACAGTTTGGAAATGTTAGAGCTTGAATTTTTGTCCCCATTTCCATACTGTAAAGTTAACTCAGTGCAAATTCCCTCTGATGAGGGGATGGGGGGCTTTCCTGGTCCCTctgctgctagtgccttccctactGAGATTCTCTTCAATTTACATTatctatatcttgtatgtacagttatcccttccaaatTACGGGGCTAGGGGAGTGGCCCTTCCATGATCTGGAAAACTGCATAAAATGTTTTGGCTCTGCCTTTGTACCAGAAAaataatctgaattattatggtattaaaagataaaatatgttggtattatacaatattatgcattcctgagtttctaaactttttctgtgttgtctacagcttccacaaaactttaccaaaattctcatttaatttcttatgctgacatGGGGAAAGTCactatgtggaagggataactgtacctAGTTACTCCCATAACTGAGGCAACCCAGTAGCTAGAATgctggactggagtcaggaagatctgagtttgaattctgtctcggAGAGCTGAGAACCTGACCCTTGGAAGGTCACAGCCTctcagcctgtttcttcatctttaaaatggggttaaaatagcacctgccccccagggttgttatgaggatcaaatgaggcgaTAGATAAAGCACTTAGCTAACCTTAACACTCTTTGCAAATGTTAGTCGCTAAAGTATTCGATTTCAAAGATCTTTTAAGTTATTCTTaggttttctcccccattagaatgtgaacttcccATTTACATATGAGCTCCttgatgaagaaaaggaaacaagcattaattaagtggcTACTGTGTACCATgctctgtgctaagagctttacaaatggggggaaggggaagagaacagGCATGTCCatcatgcctactatgtgccaggcactgttgaGTGTGAGTGTCCCAGTaaacctgggagataggtgctatttattgccctcattttacagtggaggaccctgaggaagacagaggttaagtgatttacttttAGTCACACATCCaggaagcgtctgaggctggatctaaactcaggtcttcctgacccccagCTCCCCACAGCATCAAGGGCATGGGCTgcgtttctgcctttctttcacAACTTCAGAGCTTAGCGCAGTGCCCTGAACagagtgagcatttaataaacacttgctgacCGACTTTCCTCACAAGAGCCCTGCAATGTCAGTTAATGTCAGTCCTGGTGTGTTATCATCGGGGTGCAAAGGAGAGAAAGCTCGCTTGGAGAGAGTTCAAAGCCACATCCAGGGTCACATTTCTCGCCGGTTTTCAGGTTTCCCAAGGACTTTCTTCTGTGCACttctataaaaatattcatccacttcCCAGAAGGCTTCACTCACTGCCCCTCAGACTGCCCAGACGGTGTCTGGTCACTGTCCACTAACAGAGTGGAAGCCCCTTCAGGGCATGGACTTGTTCATTTCTGGATTTATACTGCCAATGTTTAGCACAACCGTTGGCACTTAGTAAAtcagtccttccttctttcattgaacctctctccttccctccctgcttccctcctctccctcactctgtccctaccttccttcctttgttcctcccttctctcttccctcctatccttccttcccttcctttcttccttcttccctttctctttctctcctttctccatctttttctccttcccttctctccctcttttccttctttcctccctcccctccccctccctccctccctccctcccttcataacttccttcctcccttcctttttccctcccttccattcttctttctttccttccttcctgaaacTACACTGTGTGTCTCCTAATACACACAGTCTCCAGTCTCACAACTCAGGATTTCCAGGGACCTTGATTTGTtccaaaggatgtgaacagagaGGTTGGGGGTAGGATGATGGATGAGCAGGGACAGGAGGTGTCAGAGTTCAAGCACTTACCTCCACACTGAACTTGCCCAAGTGGGTCCTGAAGACCTGATGGGGGACCACACCACACTGTGTCTTCACTGACAGGCACCACTGACCACTGGGTCCAGGTTCAGGCCACAGCAGAAAGGCCCCCAGGACATCTCTTCGGAGCAGCGAAAGTGCCCGGGCCCTGGGGCAGAAGGTGCACTGGGTGAGTAGCAGCCCTCAGTAGTACTTTCCTGTAACTCCTTGGATAGGGGACAGCTTACCAGCTGCATTCCCCAGAAATGGGGAAGATGCTCCCTGGTGTGGCCTGACCTATCCCCAGACCCCTAACCAGAGCCCAGGTCCCCCTCTGGAAGAACCTGTCCCAAACTCGAAGCCACTTTGTGACAGCGCCAGGTCCTCCACTTTCAATTGCATCACGAAAGTGTGTGAGAGAAATGCTGAGGACTCACCTAGAGAGGCCAGCGAAGGCCCAGATATTCTCCGTCAGGCTTCCCTCGCTCTCCACCAGGCAGACCAGGCCACTGGCCCCCTGGGCCCAGCTCTCCCAGGCACTGGGAACTGCGGTATTTGTGACACATGTGTTAACATGAGCTGACGTGTCTGGAGTGCTAAGTGTTCTACACCCACTCTCTCACCAGAACCTCAGGACAGCCCTGggaacccattttacagatgagatgtAAACAGATGATAAGTAATTGTCAATCTACTGACACAGGCCCGCTCTCCACTGCGCCAAAGTCTAGACCTGGAGGCGCTAACACCTTCATTCAAATCCTGCTAAAGACATTTGTCTGCTAAGTACAGAACACTCTTtgtcaactggaaaatgagggggttggacttggtctctaagggccctcccacctctgacattctgtgttccatgggccctcccagctgtgacattctgtgttccatgggccctcccacctctgacattctgtgttccatgggccctcccagctgtgacattctgtgttccatgggccctcccacctctgacattctgtgttctaagggccctcctagcTCTGGTCATTTATGAAACTCCATGAGGGCATGGAAAGAATGCTTGATCTTGAATTGAATGATTTGGGCTTAAGTACTTTCTCTGTCACTTGAGTAATTCACTATCACTCTGGAGCACTTTATATTttagcctcatttttctcttctgtaaaatggagctaagaACCCTCATACTACCTAGGTCAGGTGTGAAATGGGTGGGATCTGacagtctctgaggtctcttctaggtTTGAGACCATGGGATTCTGGGACTCTACATTCATATGAATGCCGTTGGGAAAGCAAAAGCCCTTGTGAAACTCAACTGCATAGGTTGGCAGTGggctcccttccccttccccatcccctctacCCTGCCTCCCTTCCCCACAACCAgccttctttcctgccttcttacCCTATTTCCAGTGGTTTCCATAGGCTCCCACCTGAAGCCACCTCCATCTAACCAGACACCCACATTCCCCACCTGCACCCCCCTGAGCATACAGCACATGTgcaagtgcacacacacacacacacacacacacacacacacacactcactctcacTCACAGGCCTCCCGGGCAGACTGCTGCAGCTGGGTCTCGTAGGTACAGCAGCGGTAAGCCCCTGAACGGATCACCTTGCTTCGAATTGCCTTCTTCCGCACAAGGGTTGGGGAGCAGTAAGGGTTCCCCAGGCGAGAGTGGCGGGTGGCCCCTCGACCTTCTGCTTCCGACATTTCCTTCTTTGGACAGGGACCAGAGGGAGACCAGGGGAAGGCAGAGAAACACAGACAAGAGACATCCCAGACTGAATACCATAAAAGCCATCTCTGTGGTCCCCGGTTCTGATCCCCCACATAGTGGGAGGACCTTCCTTCCTTGGGCACCATTCCTCTGATAGATCCGTGCCCATGGGACTAACCAAAGTGCTGCTGGCTTGTAAATCAGAAGGCTTGGGTTATATTCCTAGCTCTGATCTGTGACTTGCAATGTAGTTGGGCaacgtttaacaaaataaagagacAACACAAGACTGATAATGTTAATTTGCGATTTTTTAAGTCAATGAATGGTTAGCCTGCAGGGTCCAGGTCTtgtctagctctaagtctatgacccTACGAACCACAAGCCACACAGGTCATGCATGTCCTTTAGAAAGGGGTGAGCACATGTGACTCAGCGGAAGGGGTTAAGGCACAGGCCTGTCTCAACAGGTGCTCCATGAGCACAGTGGCTCAAATCACCTTAGAAAAACAAGGGGTCTCAAGAGGCAATCACATCTCAACCTGgcattttcagttgaggaaactgagacacacagagctatggatttgaactcaggtcttgtcaCTGTGAATCTGGTATTCTTTCTTTcgatataaaaagtattttattttttcgaATTAGATGTAAggaatctagtattctttcctttaatgtaaaaagtattttatttttttccagttagatgTAAGGAATCCAGTattatttctttgttaaaaggtaagcaatattttgtttcttccaatcacatgtaaaaaatCTGATATTCTTTCTCCTGCACCCAGaggtttagaattggaaaggatatTAGGACCAATTCCATCaatttttagataaggaaactgagcttccAAAGAAAGAGGAAGTAGCTCAGCTTCACAGAGTAAACAGTGACAGGTGAAACTGCAGGTTCTCAACTTCACATCTGGTTCCTATCCACTTTAGTTCACTCACTACCTCAAACTAAAGAAACTTTCTCTATTCCCAGCTGTCAACCACATCCCTTCCCCTCTAACTTCTCATCCCCAAATTATCCTTCAAATCCCCCTTTCCTCAAACTTCAGGTGAAGAAAAAAAGGGTCAGAGAAGGCTCACTCCCTTGGTATGAGTGAGACCTGGAATCTTTGCCTCATTATCTCCCACCTTAATTAGTCAAATGATCACCCAACACTAATTgggcccctactatgtgctagtcaagGCCCCCTTTTGTGTCCTACCTCCCCTCCAGTCTGAGGCTGGGCTCCCCCAGAAGAAGCCCTGGAGGGAGCCAACCTTCTTGGAACTTGCCTAGAAAAAAGTGGGACATCTTTCATATGACTcatatggaaatatcttttacaagattgcacatatataacatgtaGCAAATTGTTTACCACcttagggaggagggaaagaagggagggagaaaatctgaaactcaaacttttattaaaaaatgaatgttggaaattgTATCGacattcaaatggaaaaaaaaatactgtataaaagaaaaaaaaaaaaccagtgggCTAGGCcagagatttgaactcctgtttCACCAGGAAGGTGAAATGATTCacacccagggtcacccaggtagtagaagggagatttgaacccaggccttctgactctagaAACAAAGCTCTTAAAAGCTTCTTAAACATAATCACAGCACCTGGCCTAGGACCTGTCAAGGTCCTTCCCAAGAAGCTACTGCACCCCCTAAGATAGGGAGCCCCAGGGCCCAGTGTGGAGCTAGGCAGGTGGCCCCCATGAGAGCTAGCTGCCAGGAGGGAAGGTCCTCTAGACGCCTGGACCTAGAGACAGGAGGCCTGGCAAGGCTCTCCTTAGCTCCCTACCATCTCTGAGGCATCTCACTATCTCTCCTGTTTCCCCCCAGTTCACAGTAAAGGTAAAAAACTCACTGTGCTGCCTCCTGGGCCATCAGCTGGGGCTGGCAGCCGCCTGAAGGACACCAAGGCGTGGACATTTTGAGAGACCTGATCCCGGCCAAAGGGTTCCCTCACCACCCCAGCAGGACCGATGGGGCTGGGCAGAGGTTTGGGGGACTCCTCTGCAGGTGTCCCCGGCCCAGGTCGAGCCTGATCCTCAGGGTGTTGCAAGAGGTATGACAGCTGAAAGGAGCGGCAAAGCAGCAGGTGGAGGATTTGAACCTGAGGAAGCAAAGcagagatgggggtgggagtgggggtgggggtacaTTAGAAGTAAATCAATGCCAGTAAATCAATGCCAGTAAATCCAGCTACATTTCCTACCCCCAGCCCCAAAGGCAGCTAAGGCTCATAAGTAGAAGGGTAAATCTAGGGAAGTTTTCTTGGGAATCATCACCCTTAGGATTCCCCAACCCATGGGAATCAGACTCCACTCCTGTCAAATGCCTTCACTCACTCCAAGTGCTGTACAATCTCAGCTGAGAATCATAGAACATCACAGATGGGAAGGCCCTCACATCATAAACTgccagagctggaaaagatgtTAGAGAACTGAATAGTGGAAATGGAAAGACCCTAAAATATAGTGTCAAACCTCAGAAAGCCTAGaacatgcaaaatggataattttgattacattaaactgaaaagattttgcacaaacaaatccaatgcaaccaagattaggagggaagcagaaaactgggaaagaatttttgcaactagtatctgtgataaaggcctcatttctaaaatatatagagaactgagtcaaatgtacaagaatacaagtcattcccccaatagataaatggtcaaaggatacgaacagtcagttttcagaagaaggaattaaagctatctatagtcacatgaaaaaatgcttcatatcactattgattagagagatgcaaatcaaaacagctctgaggtaccacatcacacctatcagattggctaacctgacaaacagaatgatgataaatgttagagaagatgcgggagaattggaatactaattcattgttggtggagctgtgagctgatccaatcattctggagagcaatttggaactatgcccaaagggctacaaaaatatgtattccctttgacccagcaataccacttctaggtctatatccccaagagatcataaaaatgggaaagggtcccacatgtacaaaaatatttacagcagcactctttgtggtggccaaaaactggaaatcaaggggatgcccatcaactggggaatggctgaataaatcatggtacatgaatgtaatggaatactattgtgctataagaaatgatgaacaggaagacttcagagtaAGACTTATGTGaattaatgctgagtgaaaggagcagaaccaggagaactttgtacacagcaacaaccacggtgtgcaaggaatttttctggtaggcttggaacttcattgcaatgcaaggacttaaaaaattcccagtggactcttgaggcaaaatgctttccacatccagagaaagaactatggaatttgatcacagaacgaagtggaccattttcttttgtatgttttgttttgttttatggtttttccccttcattttaattcttctatgcaacatgactaaggtgaaaatgtatttaaaaggaaagtagatgtagaatctatataaaactgtatgctgtctcagggagggagtgaagagggagagagggagaaagagaagggagaggaaaatatctaagatatatggaagtgattgtagaacactgaaaacaaataaaatgatttaattaaaaaataaatatgaaaagaaaaagaaagcctagaacacagaatgtaagatctgggagggtccttagaacatatGATGTCAGTGCTAAGAGGgccctagaacacagaatgtcagagctgggagggagcttgGAATGACCCTCCAGATCTGTGtactcttcccct
Proteins encoded:
- the SH2D5 gene encoding SH2 domain-containing protein 5, producing MQKVGAAGRRASDTALVPHRSRGITKFAQYVGSFMVDDLGLQEKVWMVQQQLWALKDCPRRRAVILKFSLQGLRIYSAEGETLLMAHALKRILYSTWCPAECQFAFISRNPRSPASKLFCHLFVGSQPGEVQILHLLLCRSFQLSYLLQHPEDQARPGPGTPAEESPKPLPSPIGPAGVVREPFGRDQVSQNVHALVSFRRLPAPADGPGGSTKEMSEAEGRGATRHSRLGNPYCSPTLVRKKAIRSKVIRSGAYRCCTYETQLQQSAREAFPSAWESWAQGASGLVCLVESEGSLTENIWAFAGLSRARALSLLRRDVLGAFLLWPEPGPSGQWCLSVKTQCGVVPHQVFRTHLGKFSVEHLPTEFPSLEALVEHHSGAERSLFCPLDMGRLNPCYEAQDCAPGRPMWPRSHPKHEPRQQELG